The Anopheles coluzzii chromosome 2, AcolN3, whole genome shotgun sequence genome window below encodes:
- the LOC120951777 gene encoding uncharacterized protein LOC120951777, with the protein MKPFVVIRKHENQDNVALQRLIREFVMSGAWEAFVSCLFREITLQLIVLGWALMFIFFGIPLYMCALAIPCVILLIWFTVYGSYYNKSTELALRPSKLCWVAEIYEPLLAMNAKAQAANIERCYTDRPGPEVQQELGKMRKNIIGTISCRNHLAMDNAGFITRLAVSPKYGLTPVTEYLIQRVLQYASDSQLYAIETVTSECDQDVREIYLKIGFNIRQVYHKQIIGNTLKVMKSQLGIDLHEWNQNREEINVEVPVE; encoded by the exons ATGAAACCGTTCGTGGTGATACGGAAGCACGAAAATCAAGATAATGTTGCGTTGCAGCGTCTTATTCGCGAGTTCGTCATGTCGGGCGCATGGGAAGCGTTTGTATCGTGCTTGTTCCGCGAG ATCACCCTGCAGCTGATCGTGCTCGGTTGGGCGTTAATGTTCATCTTTTTCGGCATCCCGCTGTACATGTGCGCTCTGGCGATACCGTGCGTCATACTGCTGATATGGTTCACCGTCTACGGGAGCTACTACAACAAATCGACCGAGCTGGCACTGCGCCCGTCCAAGCTGTGCTGGGTGGCGGAGATTTACGAGCCGCTGCTAGCGATGAACGCCAAAGCCCAGGCGGCCAACATCGAACGGTGCTACACCGACCGGCCGGGCCCCGAAGTCCAGCAGGAGCTGGGCAAGATGAGGAAGAACATTATCGGTACGATCAGCTGCCGCAACCATCTGGCAATGGACAATGCGGGATTCATTACGCGCCTCGCCGTCAGCCCCAAGTATGGGCTGACGCCGGTGACCGAGTACCTGATCCAGCGCGTGCTGCAGTACGCGTCGGACAGTCAGCTGTACGCGATCGAGACGGTCACCTCCGAGTGCGATCAGGATGTGCGGGAAATTTACTTGAAAATTGGGTTCAACATACGCCAGGTGTACCACAAACAGATCATTGGCAACACGTTGAAGGTGATGAAATCTCAGCTCGGCATCGATCTGCACGAGTGGAATCAAAATCGGGAAGAGATTAACGTCGAAGTGCCCGTGGAATAA
- the LOC120951779 gene encoding ATP synthase subunit C lysine N-methyltransferase-like, whose product MSTIELEKQIAGAGPALDGHRSKTTSLSGKILIGVTGGIAVGLSIVCYPFVAPALRRHCLPFVPATPNQIRNVLAFVKPANRGSRLLDIGSGDGRIVIAAARTLPSIKADGVELNPWLVYYSRLAALRNGVFSRTSFVRKDLWKFSLAPYDHIVIFGVEQMMEDLEKKVLREAAPGTTVIACRFPFPTLKTESRIEEGVDSVWVYRPVAAQQDA is encoded by the exons ATGTCAACAATAGAGCTGGAAAAGCAGATCGCCGGCGCTGGCCCGGCTCTCGATGGCCACCGGTCAAAAACTACCTCACTGTCGGGCAAAATTCTGATTGGAGTCACCG GCGGCATTGCAGTAGGCCTTTCCATCGTTTGCTATCCGTTCGTGGCACCGGCACTGCGCCGGCACTGTTTGCCGTTCGTTCCGGCCACGCCGAATCAAATCCGAAACGTACTTGCGTTTGTCAAACCGGCCAACCGAGGAAGCCGGCTGCTGGACATTGGATCCGGCGATGGGCGAATCGTAATAGCGGCGGCACGTACCCTGCCCTCGATAAAGGCGGACGGTGTGGAGCTAAACCCCTGGCTCGTGTACTACTCGCGACTGGCCGCGCTACGCAATGGGGTATTCAGTCGGACCAGCTTCGTCCGGAAGGATCTGTGGAAGTTTAGTCTCGCACCGTACGATCATATCGTGATTTTCGGAGTCGAACAAATG atgGAGGATTTGGAAAAGAAAGTACTCCGAGAGGCAGCACCGGGCACCACCGTAATCGCTTGCCGGTTCCCCTTTCCAACGCTGAAGACGGAGAGCCGAATAGAGGAAGGTGTTGATTCGGTGTGGGTATACAGACCGGTGGCCGCCCAACAGGATGCCTGA
- the LOC120951774 gene encoding N-alpha-acetyltransferase 15, NatA auxiliary subunit isoform X1 produces the protein MAETVTDAPSEPAHPGMSLQEGTDAGMLGAAGTTNTIITSTTTTKQYKNGLKLAKQILSNPKFTEHGETLAMKGLTLNCLGRKDEAYDHVRCGLRNDLKSHVCWHVYGLLQRSDKKYDEAIKCYRNALKWEKDNIQILRDLSLLQIQMRDLEGYRETRHQLFKLRPSQHASWIGFAMSYHLLGDYETAMNILETFLSSQTMDTFDYKHSELLLYQNSVIQEAGQHEQALQHLKNCGAQILDKLAVQESMGALCLKLGRHEEAETIFKALIDRNPDNTEYYRRLMEARQLSEPAELIEAYRAMQGEYPQSFCARRLPLDIATGDTFRTLVDEHLRRNLRKGVPPLFVNLRSLYRDAEKVKIIGKLVECYYQNLMSSGYFSAEDAANPDVRKEPASALLWTMYYLAQHYDHLRESEKALDFINAAIEHTPTLIELFVTKGRIYKHAGDVLEAVKWLDEAQSLDTADRYINSKCAKYMLRANQIKEAEEICAKFTREDVSAMENLNEMQCMWFQTECALGYQRLEKWGDALKKCHEIDRHFAEIIEDQFDFHTYWNAMTLRSYVGLLRLEDVLRRHPFYFKAAKCAIEVYLRLFDKPLAAESAVEELDIENLPAPELKKLRNKQRKAQKKKAEQENAQSKENQKKEQHNKKQLYQDGDPEAPQLDELIPEKLARPDDPLEKAIEFLKPLQLLAKDNIETHLMAFEIYLRRNKLLLMLQSLKRARKIDATNAILHSCIVRFYRVLEQRLASTADTADVDPSVRIVIDRERENLFHGEPNATALNDAYLKANRDDCDAVYEVAKIMYTLDEKRRDEAIALLTGSVQSKKIPLEKATKIFLLLKAGYFGQCDEQLAAFKKLCQQRYPLAVVFADGTAAPVTTLTTTQSSNAENTQTTVTDSGSNCCVMTASEQQPTPGKQQPGSKPSKKQKNGPEIKAN, from the exons ATGGCTGAAACGGTGACGGATGCACCCTCGGAACCAGCCCATCCGGGGATGAGCCTGCAGGAAGGCACGGATGCTGGGATGCTTGGAGCGGCCGGCACAAcaaacaccatcatcaccagtaccaccaccacaaaacaatacaaaaatggACTGAAACTGGCGAAGCAGATACTCTCCAACCCGAAGTTCACCGAGCATGGCGAAACGCTCGCCATGAAGGGTTTGACGCTCAACTGTCTCGGCCGGAAGGACGAAGCGTACGATCACGTTCGCTGCGGGCTGCGGAACGATCTGAAGTCGCACGTGTGCTGGCACGTGTACGGGCTGCTGCAGCGGTCGGACAAGAAGTACGACGAAGCGATCAAGTGCTACCGGAACGCGCTCAAGTGGGAGAAGGACAACATTCAGATCCTGCGCGATCTGTCGCTGCTGCAGATACAGATGCGCGACCTGGAGGGGTACCGGGAAACGCGGCACCAGCTGTTCAAGCTGCGGCCGTCCCAGCACGCCAGCTGGATTGGCTTTGCGATGAGTTACCATCTGCTCGGGGACTACGAGACCGCGATGAACATACTGGAGACGTTCCTTTCCTCCCAGACGATGGACACGTTCGACTACAAGCATagcgagctgctgctgtaccaGAACAGCGTCATCCAGGAGGCCGGCCAGCACGAGCAGGCGCTGCAGCACCTGAAGAACTGCGGGGCGCAGATACTGGACAAGTTGGCCGTGCAGGAATCGATGGGCGCACTGTGCCTTAAGCTGGGCCGTCACGAGGAAGCGGAAACCATCTTCAAAGCGCTGATCGACCGCAACCCGGACAACACGGAGTACTACCGCCGGCTGATGGAGGCGCGCCAGCTGAGCGAACCGGCCGAGCTGATCGAGGCGTACCGGGCGATGCAGGGCGAGTATCCGCAATCGTTCTGCGCCCGGCGGCTGCCGCTCGACATCGCCACCGGCGACACGTTCCGGACGCTAGTGGACGAGCACCTGAGACGCAACCTGCGGAAAGGCGTGCCGCCACTGTTCGTCAACCTGCGCTCTCTGTACCGCGATGCGGAGAAGGTGAAGATCATCGGCAAGCTGGTGGAGTGCTACTATCAGAATTTAATGAGCAGCGGGTACTTTTCGGCGGAGGATGCCGCCAACCCGGACGTGCGGAAGGAGCCCGCCTCGGCGCTCCTGTGGACGATGTACTACCTCGCACAGCACTACGACCATTTGCGCGAGTCGGAAAAGGCGCTCGACTTTATCAATGCCGCCATCGAGCACACGCCCACGTTGATCGAGCTGTTCGTGACCAAGGGCCGGATCTACAAGCATGCGGGCGACGTGCTGGAGGCGGTGAAGTGGCTGGACGAGGCACAGAGTCTTGACACGGCCGATCGGTACATCAACTCGAAGTGCGCCAAGTATATGCTACGTGCCAACCAGATCAAGGAGGCGGAAGAGATATGCGCCAAGTTTACGCGCGAGGATGTATCGGCGATGGAAAATCTCAACGAAATGCAGTGCATGTGGTTCCAGACCGAGTGTGCGCTCGGCTACCAGCGGCTGGAGAAGTGGGGCGACGCGCTGAAAAAGTGTCACGAGATCGACCGGCACTTTGCCGAGATCATCGAGGATCAGTTCGATTTCCATACGTACTGGAATGCGATGACGCTGCGCTCGTACGTGGGCTTGTTGCGGCTGGAGGACGTTTTGCGAAGACACCCGTTCTACTTCAAGGCGGCCAAGTGTGCGATCgag GTTTATTTGCGCCTCTTCGATAAACCGTTGGCCGCGGAATCAGCCGTCGAAGAGCTAGATATAG AAAACTTGCCAGCACCAGAGTTGAAGAAGCTGCGTAACAAGCAGAGAAAAGCACAGAAAAAGAAGGCCGAACAGGAGAATGCTCAATCGAAGGAGAACCAGAAGAAGGAGCAGCATAACAAGAAGCAGCTTTACCAGGACGGTGACCCAGAGGCACCCCAGCTGGACGAGCTAATACCGGAAAAGCTGGCCCGCCCGGACGACCCGCTCGAGAAGGCGATAGAGTTTCTGAAGCCACTGCAACTGCTGGCCAAAGACAACATCGAGACGCATCTGATGGCGTTCGAGATTTACCTGCGCCGCaacaagctgctgctgatgttacAGTCGCTGAAGCGTGCACGAAAGATTGACGCCACCAATGCCATCCTGCACAGCTGCATCGTGCGGTTCTACCGGGTGCTGGAGCAGCGTCTCGCATCGACCGCCGACACTGCCGACGTCGACCCAAGCGTGCGCATTGTGATCGACCGCGAGCGGGAAAATCTGTTCCACGGCGAGCCGAACGCAACCGCACTGAACGATGCTTATCTGAAAGCGAACCGCGACGACTGCGATGCCGTGTACGAGGTCGCTAAGATAATGTACACGCTGGACGAGAAGCGGCGGGACGAAGCGATCGCTCTGCTGACCGGTTCGGTTCAGAGCAAGAAAATTCCGCTCGAA AAAGCGACCAAGATATTCCTGCTGCTCAAAGCTGGCTACTTTGGCCAGTGCGACGAACAGCTGGCTGCGTTCAAGAAGCTCTGCCAGCAGCGGTACCCACTGGCGGTGGTGTTTGCCGATGGGACGGCCGCCCCCGTCACCACACTGACAACGACCCAATCGTCCAATGCGGAAAACACCCAGACGACGGTTACGGACAGTGGCAGCAACTGCTGCGTAATGACCGCCAGCGAACAGCAGCCAACGCCCGGCAAGCAGCAGCCTGGCAGCAAGCCTTCgaaaaagcagaaaaatgGACCGGAAATTAAAGCGAACTAA